Proteins co-encoded in one Lynx canadensis isolate LIC74 chromosome C1, mLynCan4.pri.v2, whole genome shotgun sequence genomic window:
- the ITM2C gene encoding integral membrane protein 2C, giving the protein MVKISFQPAVAGIKGDKADKASASASAAARAPAAEILLTPAREERPPHHRYKKGGSVGGVCYLSMGMVVLLMGLVFASVYIYRYFFLAQLARDNFFHCGVLYEDSLSSQVRTRMELEEDVKIYLEENYERINVPVPQFGGGDPADIIHDFQRGLTAYHDISLDKCYVIELNTTIVLPPRNFWELLMNVKRGTYLPQTYIIQEEMVVTEHVSDKEALGSFIYHLCSGKDTYRLRRRATRRRINKRGAKNCNAIRHFENTFVVETLICGVV; this is encoded by the exons ATGGTGAAGATCAGCTTCCAGCCCGCCGTGGCCGGCATCAAGGGCGACAAGGCCGACAAGGCTTCGGCCTCGGCGTCGGCCGCGGCTCGGGCCCCGGCCGCTGAAATCCTGCTGACGCCGGCTCGG GAGGAAcgccccccccaccaccgctACAAGAAGGGGGGCTCTGTGGGCGGCGTGTGCTACCTGTCGATGGGCATGGTCGTCTTGCTCATGGGCCTCGTGTTCGCCTCCGTCTACATCTACAGATACTTCTTCCTCGCACAG CTGGCCCGGGACAACTTCTTCCACTGTGGCGTTCTCTACGAGGACTCCCTGTCCTCCCAGGTCCGCACTCggatggagctggaggaggaCGTGAAGATCTACCTCGAAGAGAACTATGAACGCATCAATGTGCCCGTGCCCCAGTTCGGCGGCGGGGACCCTGCAGACATCATTCATGACTTCCAGCGG ggGCTCACCGCCTACCATGACATCTCCCTGGACAAGTGCTATGTTATCGAGCTCAACACCACCATCGTGCTGCCCCCTCGCAACTTCTGGGAGCTCCTCATGAATGTGAAG AGAGGGACCTACCTCCCGCAGACGTACATCATCCAGGAGGAGATGGTGGTCACGGAGCACGTCAGCGACAAGGAGGCCCTGGGCTCCTTCATCTACCACCTGTGCAGCGGGAAGGACACCTACCGGCTGCGGCGCCGGGCTACCCGGAGGC GGATCAACAAGCGAGGGGCCAAGAACTGCAATGCCATCCGCCACTTCGAGAACACCTTCGTGGTGGAGACCCTCATCTGCGGGGTGGTGTGA